Part of the Myxococcales bacterium genome, TGGCATTGTCAATCTGGCTTGATCGTCTGGTGGCAAGAAAAGGGTAGGGGCGGGTTTGCCGTCCAATCCACTTCGTTTAAATATTTTGATATATTTCCTGCGCAAAAACCCGGCGCAAATATTCAGCTTATCGCTTTCGATATGGACTTGATCACGCCAAATACCGGCTGTGCACCCAGCCCTGGAGATCGTTGACGCCATGAATGGTGCCGTTGACGTCGACGAGCCACCAGGAGCCCTGCTTTTCCAGCAGTTCGACCTCGGTATCCGGGGGCAGCGGTTTTGAAATGATGGTTTCGTATTCGGTGCCGGGCCCGGAGCGGATGTTCAGCTCGGTGGTCGTGTGAAATTTTTCGAGCGTCGACTCGTCCGTCGCGCGGCCCATCACCCGGCCGCGAAAACTGTTCATCGGAAACGCCGGGCCCGGATCGGCTTTGCGGCCGGGGGCGATGTCCTCGTGGCCCAGCACATCGCGCAATCCGTATTCCTTCACCAGCAATACACCGACTTCCGCCGCCGCCTCGATCTGCGCCGTGGTGTACGTGTGCCAACCGCGCTCGACCGTTTCGTTTTTATGGGTCGCCAGCATCACCTCGCCGGCCTTCACCGCCTGGCCGCTCCAGGTGACCCACTTTTGCCCTTGT contains:
- a CDS encoding N-acetylmuramoyl-L-alanine amidase, producing the protein MKIIKHKLFLDDQTPANFVPTKNVGGTIKPVYLIMHYTAGLTAAGAIHWFVDPNASASAHLVIDRDGAITQLVPFNQKAWHAGKSQWQNLIGLNSYSIGIEMVNGGLLTQQGQKWVTWSGQAVKAGEVMLATHKNETVERGWHTYTTAQIEAAAEVGVLLVKEYGLRDVLGHEDIAPGRKADPGPAFPMNSFRGRVMGRATDESTLEKFHTTTELNIRSGPGTEYETIISKPLPPDTEVELLEKQGSWWLVDVNGTIHGVNDLQGWVHSRYLA